The following coding sequences lie in one Manis javanica isolate MJ-LG chromosome X, MJ_LKY, whole genome shotgun sequence genomic window:
- the CCNQ gene encoding cyclin-Q isoform X3: protein MHSIPIATACTIYHKFFCEISLDAYDPYLVAMSSLYLAGKVEEQHLRTRDIINVSNRYFHPGSEPLELDSRFWALRDSIVQCELLVLRVLRFQVSFQHPHKYLLHYLISLKNWLNRYSWQRTPISVTAWALLRDSYHGQLCLRFQAQHIAVAVLHLALEAYGVEVPAEAEAEKPWWQVFSDDLTKPIIDNIVSDLIQIYTMDTEIP, encoded by the exons ATGCATTCCATTCCCATCGCCACTGCCTGTACCATCTACCATAAGTTCTTCTGCGAGATCAGCCTGGACGCCTATGACCCCTACTTGGTTGCCATGTCTTCCCTGTACTTGGCTGGCAAAGTGGAGGAGCAGCACCTGCGTACTCGGGACATCATCAACGTGTCCAACAG GTACTTTCACCCGGGCAGCGAACCTTTGGAGCTAGACTCCCGCTTCTGGGCACTCCGGGACAGCATTGTACAGTGTGAGCTCCTCGTGCTGAGAGTCCTGCGTTTCCAAGTCTCCTTCCAACACCCACACAAG TACCTGCTCCACTACCTGATTTCCCTCAAGAACTGGCTGAATCGTTACAGCTGGCAACGGACCCCCATCTCCGTCACTGCCTGGGCCCTGCTGCGGGACAGCTACCATGGGCAGCTGTGCCTCCGGTTCCAGGCTCAGCACATAGCTGTGGCAGTGCTCCACCTGGCCCTGGAGGCCTATGGGGTCGAGGTGCCCGCCGAGGCCGAGGCCGAGAAGCCGTGGTGGCAG GTGTTTAGTGACGACCTTACCAAGCCAATCATTGATAACATTGTGTCTGATCTCATTCAGATTTATACCATGGACACAGAGATCCCCTAA